The following proteins come from a genomic window of Enterococcus gilvus ATCC BAA-350:
- a CDS encoding helix-turn-helix domain-containing protein: protein MQREMYELLARRSKFCFSLIELFQVEEDWLEVKKVSTNLEISDRSVQRYIHYLEEIIEDYNQEKNAHIHMHYEKFKGIKMDFSDSSIEQLKLYIVSNDENLKLLIDLCLLKTEPLKKYADKNFISPYSIKNSVITINQLLASFKLKVDTRSLTFTGEEKTSRFFTYIFLWAMYKNSPWPFEYVDEKKIYQSIATIEAGFGYTYSNIQKKQIAYFIAICLIRNKKKFYIDSTENWDTYVNIHALRKEELIVKGMNNYQIFENNELTFLLVIMQMKHRMYRSSEIRDRILNYHKKNNTDILQATNLAFEKFQEDFFRIPEEKLDVFYTYFFCTHLQSKIFPGVYFDLDGYDSLEDTNVPKNLVRKLNAFVKEMKASTNSDIFDEEELLVKRYLLLFSFFENWVAYEPKITVAIDSDMSFLVRERLKKMLQRRFEGKYNLEMVESVGNSEDNCLVITNMPSINGYHPENICVVEPPLRPKDFLVVERKIEETLEGLYD from the coding sequence TTGCAGAGAGAAATGTATGAACTGTTGGCGAGACGTAGTAAATTTTGTTTTTCTTTAATTGAGTTATTCCAAGTTGAAGAAGATTGGCTGGAAGTAAAAAAAGTCAGTACAAATTTAGAGATCAGTGATCGAAGTGTGCAGCGTTACATTCATTACTTGGAAGAAATTATTGAAGACTATAATCAAGAAAAAAATGCGCACATCCACATGCACTACGAGAAATTCAAAGGAATCAAAATGGATTTCTCAGATTCTTCTATAGAACAACTCAAGCTTTATATCGTTAGTAACGATGAAAATCTAAAATTACTGATTGATTTGTGTTTATTAAAAACAGAACCCTTAAAAAAATACGCAGATAAAAATTTTATCAGCCCTTATTCGATTAAAAATTCTGTTATAACGATCAATCAGCTTTTAGCCTCTTTTAAACTAAAAGTGGATACTCGTTCGTTGACCTTTACTGGTGAAGAAAAAACCAGTCGCTTTTTTACGTATATTTTCCTCTGGGCAATGTATAAAAACAGCCCATGGCCCTTCGAATACGTGGATGAAAAGAAAATATACCAGTCCATCGCTACGATCGAAGCAGGCTTTGGCTATACCTATTCCAACATTCAAAAAAAGCAAATAGCCTATTTTATCGCGATTTGCCTTATTCGAAACAAGAAAAAATTCTATATCGACAGCACCGAAAATTGGGATACTTACGTCAACATCCATGCCTTGCGAAAAGAAGAATTGATCGTGAAGGGAATGAACAATTACCAGATTTTCGAGAACAACGAATTGACGTTTCTTTTAGTCATCATGCAAATGAAACACCGCATGTACCGGTCATCTGAGATCAGAGATCGTATCCTGAATTATCATAAAAAAAACAATACAGACATTCTTCAGGCAACAAATTTGGCCTTTGAAAAATTTCAAGAAGACTTTTTCCGTATTCCCGAAGAAAAATTAGATGTCTTTTACACGTACTTTTTTTGTACCCATCTCCAAAGCAAGATTTTTCCCGGCGTCTATTTTGATTTAGACGGCTATGATTCTTTAGAGGATACGAATGTCCCTAAAAATCTCGTTCGAAAGCTGAACGCCTTCGTCAAAGAAATGAAAGCCTCTACGAATAGTGATATTTTTGATGAGGAAGAGCTTTTAGTAAAACGATACCTCTTGCTTTTTTCCTTTTTTGAAAACTGGGTCGCCTATGAGCCAAAAATAACTGTTGCGATTGATTCAGATATGTCCTTTTTAGTGAGAGAACGCCTGAAAAAAATGCTTCAGCGTCGTTTTGAAGGAAAATACAATTTAGAGATGGTCGAATCGGTCGGGAATTCTGAAGACAATTGTTTGGTCATCACCAACATGCCTTCAATCAATGGCTACCATCCAGAAAATATTTGTGTCGTAGAACCGCCTTTGCGGCCAAAAGATTTTCTAGTCGTCGAAAGAAAGATTGAAGAGACATTAGAAGGATTGTACGATTAG
- the liaX gene encoding daptomycin-sensing surface protein LiaX yields MNEREKILESIKKGILSPEEGLDLLESLGLSEADKGTEEKSEAETDCETEEVSQAEKVSEIEVDASEDLEQTDTVKAEEAAEQESDLDQFTEHETEQEKNELDQSSEQGEEPSPNPPHYTDSVSSMIDEWENSSESVQEEADPVRSKIDEFDHALQTKKETLREKKDVFRELNLEAELGILSAENQPIYDQMKSELADLEEEIDLLTRERLAVDEDLFVTLESPHVSDRFFDVPEDFEEQRYQPFDRPKVQPKDFSSRLGQMVNKAARTVSDTVANEFDWKTGKQNYYGTTRTHFNYPFTFEEIDAHSLDIKLAKGKVILKMWEDEEIKDVKVDASVDLIGQMDEVDPIDAFLERSQIEANDYRFLFHVPNKRVHATLTFYLPKRAYNDLRVQLLTGDLMIEDLAAKNVSIKAVDGTVLIKDIDASTLEIEGTTNEIEIRDGRLLDTVVETVTGTIISKADASKAEYSLINGDIKLTMGNDALKKINAHTINGNVKVSLPKTIGLKGVAKTGTGTINYRFSNCETLQERNGHSHKVLRFQRLGDEPAQINVSSKAGNIFLKDYDN; encoded by the coding sequence ATGAATGAACGAGAAAAAATTTTAGAATCCATAAAAAAAGGAATTCTGTCCCCAGAAGAAGGACTGGATTTACTTGAAAGTCTAGGACTATCAGAGGCAGATAAAGGCACTGAAGAAAAATCAGAAGCAGAAACCGACTGTGAGACGGAAGAGGTGTCACAAGCTGAAAAAGTATCAGAGATCGAAGTGGATGCCAGCGAGGATTTGGAACAAACAGACACAGTAAAAGCTGAGGAAGCGGCTGAACAAGAGTCAGATTTGGATCAATTTACTGAACATGAAACTGAACAAGAAAAAAATGAATTGGATCAAAGCTCAGAGCAAGGGGAAGAACCTTCTCCGAATCCCCCGCATTATACGGACAGCGTGTCTAGTATGATCGATGAGTGGGAGAATTCTTCAGAGTCAGTTCAGGAGGAAGCGGACCCCGTGCGATCAAAAATCGACGAGTTCGATCACGCGCTGCAAACAAAAAAAGAGACACTTCGTGAGAAAAAAGACGTATTCAGAGAGCTGAACCTTGAAGCAGAGCTGGGGATTCTTTCAGCTGAAAATCAGCCCATTTATGATCAAATGAAGTCAGAATTAGCGGATCTTGAAGAAGAGATCGACTTATTGACTCGTGAGCGGTTAGCCGTTGATGAAGACTTGTTCGTTACTCTGGAAAGTCCTCATGTTTCAGATCGCTTCTTTGATGTCCCGGAGGATTTTGAAGAACAAAGGTACCAACCCTTCGACCGTCCCAAAGTACAACCAAAGGATTTTAGCAGCCGATTGGGCCAAATGGTCAATAAAGCTGCAAGAACGGTATCGGATACTGTTGCAAATGAATTTGATTGGAAGACAGGCAAACAAAACTATTACGGAACAACGAGAACTCATTTTAATTATCCATTTACATTTGAAGAGATTGATGCCCATTCGCTGGATATTAAATTAGCGAAAGGAAAAGTTATTTTAAAAATGTGGGAAGATGAGGAGATCAAGGATGTAAAGGTGGATGCTTCGGTTGATTTAATCGGTCAAATGGACGAAGTTGACCCCATCGATGCATTTTTGGAACGCAGCCAAATTGAGGCAAACGATTATCGCTTTTTATTCCATGTTCCAAATAAACGGGTTCATGCCACCTTGACCTTCTATTTGCCAAAACGCGCTTACAACGATCTACGTGTCCAGTTATTGACGGGAGATTTGATGATCGAGGACCTTGCGGCGAAAAATGTATCCATCAAAGCAGTCGATGGGACCGTATTGATCAAGGATATTGATGCGTCCACGCTAGAAATCGAGGGCACAACGAATGAAATCGAAATTCGGGACGGGCGCCTTTTAGATACGGTAGTAGAGACGGTGACCGGAACGATCATTTCAAAAGCGGATGCGTCAAAAGCAGAATACTCGCTGATCAACGGGGACATCAAATTGACGATGGGAAATGATGCTCTGAAGAAAATCAATGCACATACAATAAACGGAAATGTTAAAGTTTCCTTGCCTAAAACGATTGGTTTAAAGGGCGTTGCGAAAACCGGAACAGGAACGATCAATTATCGATTTTCAAACTGTGAAACCCTTCAGGAAAGAAATGGGCATTCCCATAAAGTCCTGCGTTTTCAACGACTCGGAGATGAGCCTGCTCAAATCAATGTTTCTTCGAAGGCAGGCAACATTTTCTTGAAGGATTACGACAATTAG
- a CDS encoding helix-turn-helix domain-containing protein: MDFRQVLGTSNRRRLELIELLYYNREGSSSEQLLSELACSLPILLNDISLINDEQDNFIIVKEKGLYHVELKDDLSIGKLYSEALINSPEFQIAEQLLFEKCDNIEALSKTLFLSFSNTQRYLKKMEAELNKAGIELFYRPLRLEGKESVIRHFYYRYFIEKQYTLRTVLPDMKDYQLRAIEKFVTEFTAINGLEKKYIFQKRVTYNVFISLWRIKNGHPYPKHKLRKSGLLLPDKRTIRGFRDTVSEAFHLDLTEDVLRDCLWLSFSDSVVFSKQHRDAALMDNVDYRQMFRKHLALVETFTALMGTSFEKERLFELTTVLMNDVYLYEESGEFLAILRKSRTVFLKMVRIMHKHAVEKVTKIVRQFVQRNHFYQKEDFITNYVYLLLTEEADSLELLASQDRTIHLLLISDLSPTEETFISKVITQIVYGNFTIHHFEDAWDGNEDVYKKIMDYDGLITTGAREGLPREFPLISMDPYVTPQAIVAIQNLVNELSEKKSLINQ; this comes from the coding sequence ATGGATTTTCGTCAGGTTTTAGGAACAAGTAACAGACGTAGGTTAGAACTGATCGAATTGCTTTATTATAATCGCGAAGGGTCGTCAAGTGAACAGTTGCTGAGTGAACTGGCGTGTTCGTTACCAATCTTATTAAATGACATCAGTCTCATTAATGATGAGCAGGACAATTTCATCATTGTAAAAGAGAAAGGGTTGTATCATGTAGAGTTAAAGGATGATTTAAGTATCGGAAAACTCTATTCAGAGGCTTTGATAAATTCACCAGAATTTCAAATTGCGGAACAACTGTTGTTTGAAAAATGCGACAACATTGAAGCGTTATCTAAAACATTATTCTTGAGTTTTTCCAATACACAGCGCTATTTGAAAAAAATGGAAGCCGAATTGAACAAAGCAGGAATTGAATTGTTTTACAGGCCGTTGCGTCTGGAGGGCAAGGAGAGTGTGATCCGGCACTTTTATTATCGCTATTTTATTGAAAAGCAGTATACCTTAAGAACGGTGCTGCCAGATATGAAAGACTACCAGTTAAGGGCAATCGAAAAATTCGTAACGGAATTTACCGCGATCAATGGCCTTGAAAAAAAGTATATTTTTCAAAAACGGGTGACTTATAATGTATTTATTAGTTTATGGCGGATCAAAAATGGCCACCCATATCCTAAACATAAGCTTAGAAAGAGCGGGTTGCTGCTGCCTGATAAACGAACGATCCGAGGGTTTCGCGATACTGTTTCGGAGGCTTTTCACCTTGATCTTACAGAGGATGTGCTGCGTGATTGCCTGTGGCTTTCTTTTTCAGACTCAGTGGTCTTCAGCAAGCAGCATAGAGATGCGGCCCTGATGGATAACGTGGATTATAGGCAAATGTTCAGAAAACACCTTGCTTTAGTTGAAACATTCACCGCTTTGATGGGCACCTCTTTTGAAAAAGAACGCTTGTTTGAACTAACCACAGTCTTGATGAATGATGTGTATCTTTATGAAGAAAGCGGTGAATTCTTAGCGATTCTCCGTAAAAGCCGCACCGTATTTTTGAAAATGGTCAGGATCATGCATAAGCACGCGGTGGAGAAGGTGACAAAGATCGTCCGTCAGTTTGTCCAGAGAAATCATTTCTACCAAAAAGAAGATTTTATCACGAATTATGTTTACCTGCTTTTGACGGAGGAGGCAGATAGCTTGGAGCTGCTGGCTTCTCAAGATAGGACGATTCATCTATTATTGATCTCGGATCTATCACCAACAGAAGAAACCTTCATTTCAAAGGTCATCACACAAATTGTCTATGGGAATTTTACGATCCATCATTTTGAAGATGCGTGGGATGGAAACGAAGATGTGTATAAAAAAATTATGGATTATGACGGATTGATCACCACTGGCGCACGGGAAGGATTGCCTAGAGAGTTTCCTCTGATCTCGATGGACCCTTATGTGACTCCGCAAGCAATCGTCGCCATCCAAAATCTCGTTAATGAATTATCAGAAAAAAAGTCTCTCATTAATCAGTAA
- a CDS encoding DUF308 domain-containing protein encodes MKKIKDWVKSYRFLQILTGIIYLIMALLAMRYTDNTIVESIQLVGVFSLIKGFFEIINRNKISKRTKHNQYSALVIGFVDLMIGIVLVVNTSLNLTMLSMLFGFWFICDSVISFFLLDLAKSIALPYYYLSLIVDLIGCLMGLLLLIGGGSLIVNTPSLIGNYFLLFGFTKIIGGVINVENLHSVR; translated from the coding sequence ATGAAAAAGATAAAAGACTGGGTGAAATCTTATCGGTTTTTGCAGATTTTGACAGGGATCATCTATTTGATCATGGCGTTATTGGCGATGCGTTATACAGATAATACGATCGTCGAGTCTATTCAATTAGTAGGGGTTTTCTCGTTGATAAAAGGCTTCTTCGAGATTATCAATCGCAATAAAATCTCTAAGCGCACGAAACACAATCAGTATTCGGCACTAGTGATCGGGTTTGTAGACTTGATGATCGGTATCGTACTAGTGGTGAATACGTCTCTCAATTTGACGATGCTTTCCATGTTGTTCGGCTTTTGGTTTATCTGTGATTCGGTTATTTCATTCTTTTTACTGGATCTGGCAAAATCGATCGCATTACCGTATTACTACCTTTCGTTGATCGTAGATTTGATTGGCTGTTTGATGGGGCTGTTGCTGCTGATTGGCGGCGGGTCGTTGATCGTCAATACACCATCTTTGATTGGAAATTACTTTTTACTATTTGGCTTTACAAAAATCATCGGCGGCGTTATCAATGTGGAAAATCTCCATTCCGTTCGCTGA
- a CDS encoding glutamate decarboxylase, with translation MDNIIPLFGSKQASENVIIDKLNKEPVSPDCAYRLVKDQLIDEGNARQNMATFCQTYMEPEATKLMAETFEKNAIDKSEYPSTAEVEQACVNIIADLWNAPDKEKMIGTSTVGSSEACMLGGMAMKFKWRDEAVKRGVDLTKQRPNLVISSGYQVCWEKFCVYWDIDLRTVPMDEEHMSLDAEKVMDYVDEYTIGIVGILGITYTGKYDDIQALDKKVEAFNKETGRELGIHVDAASGGMFAPFVTPELEWDFRLKNVVSINTSGHKYGLVYPGIGWIIWKDRKDLPEKMVFNVSYLGGEMPTMAINFSRSASQIIGQYYNFYRFGFDGYKEIHKRTRKVAMKVSEAIEQTDLFDIYNNGDNIPIICYKLKEDADVNWNLYDLADRLQMRGWQVPAYPLPEDLDNIIIQRFVCRGDFAMNSANALIKDIHAAIKELNAANVSMHANEGKHTQGFTH, from the coding sequence ATGGATAACATTATTCCATTATTTGGATCAAAACAAGCAAGCGAGAACGTCATTATCGACAAGTTAAATAAGGAACCTGTATCACCAGACTGTGCCTATCGATTGGTGAAGGATCAGTTGATCGATGAAGGGAATGCGCGACAAAACATGGCAACCTTTTGCCAAACATATATGGAACCAGAAGCAACAAAACTGATGGCGGAGACGTTTGAAAAAAACGCGATCGACAAATCAGAATACCCCAGCACGGCAGAGGTCGAGCAAGCGTGTGTCAATATTATTGCGGATCTTTGGAACGCGCCGGATAAAGAAAAAATGATCGGCACATCTACCGTCGGCTCCAGCGAAGCTTGCATGCTAGGCGGAATGGCGATGAAATTCAAATGGCGTGATGAAGCAGTGAAGCGCGGTGTTGATCTAACGAAACAACGTCCGAACTTGGTCATTTCTTCTGGTTATCAAGTCTGCTGGGAAAAATTCTGTGTCTACTGGGACATCGATTTGCGAACGGTACCGATGGATGAAGAACACATGAGTCTGGATGCAGAAAAAGTAATGGACTACGTGGATGAGTATACGATCGGTATCGTAGGGATCTTGGGCATCACTTATACAGGGAAATACGATGACATTCAAGCGTTAGATAAAAAGGTAGAAGCCTTTAATAAAGAAACGGGACGTGAACTCGGTATCCATGTGGATGCGGCAAGCGGCGGCATGTTCGCTCCCTTTGTCACACCAGAATTAGAATGGGATTTCCGATTGAAGAACGTGGTATCCATCAATACATCTGGACACAAGTATGGCTTGGTTTACCCCGGAATTGGTTGGATCATTTGGAAGGATCGAAAAGATTTACCGGAAAAGATGGTCTTCAATGTCAGCTACCTTGGTGGCGAAATGCCGACGATGGCGATCAATTTTTCTCGAAGCGCCAGTCAAATCATTGGGCAATACTATAATTTTTACCGATTTGGATTCGACGGCTATAAAGAGATCCATAAGCGGACCCGTAAAGTTGCGATGAAGGTGTCTGAAGCAATCGAACAAACAGACCTCTTTGACATTTACAACAACGGCGATAATATTCCGATTATTTGCTACAAGCTGAAGGAAGATGCGGACGTGAACTGGAACCTCTATGATTTAGCCGATAGATTACAAATGAGAGGTTGGCAGGTTCCGGCGTATCCGTTACCTGAAGATTTAGATAACATCATCATTCAACGATTTGTCTGTCGCGGCGATTTCGCGATGAATTCTGCCAATGCACTGATCAAAGATATCCATGCGGCGATCAAAGAGCTGAATGCAGCGAATGTCTCGATGCACGCGAATGAAGGAAAACACACACAAGGATTTACCCACTAA
- a CDS encoding PspC domain-containing protein produces MKKRLAKSQKNKMLTGTLAGIAEYYDIDPTIVRVLYIFISIVLVGAPILLYILLMLIIPKADTKKDHGQNYKKQSKKSRKQAKASEEDVWSDF; encoded by the coding sequence ATGAAGAAAAGACTGGCGAAATCTCAAAAAAATAAAATGTTAACAGGGACGCTTGCGGGAATCGCGGAATATTATGATATTGATCCGACGATCGTGCGCGTACTCTATATCTTTATTAGTATCGTTTTGGTCGGCGCGCCGATCCTTCTCTATATTTTGCTGATGCTCATCATACCAAAAGCAGATACGAAGAAGGATCACGGTCAGAACTATAAAAAACAATCAAAGAAATCTCGGAAGCAGGCAAAAGCTTCTGAAGAGGATGTTTGGAGCGACTTCTGA
- a CDS encoding nucleoside 2-deoxyribosyltransferase, with amino-acid sequence MNIYLAGPFFSKEQRALIRSVENALKNNPTVEEYHSPRLDQACEYESFTPEWARETYLKDMRHIKAADCLVAILDYEHGITDPGTAYEIGIAKMLSKPVIGLLTNGDTVNIMLTESLHAFTRQISGIEHYDFNKLPPSPYQGNYI; translated from the coding sequence ATGAATATCTATTTAGCTGGTCCCTTCTTCTCTAAAGAACAACGGGCATTGATTCGCTCTGTGGAAAACGCCTTAAAAAATAATCCAACGGTGGAAGAATACCATTCTCCACGATTGGACCAAGCATGCGAATATGAGTCCTTTACTCCCGAATGGGCAAGGGAAACGTACTTGAAAGATATGCGTCATATCAAGGCAGCCGATTGTCTGGTCGCTATTTTGGATTATGAACATGGAATCACCGATCCCGGCACCGCCTATGAAATTGGGATTGCCAAAATGTTGAGCAAGCCTGTTATTGGCCTGCTAACCAATGGCGACACCGTGAACATTATGTTGACTGAGTCACTCCATGCTTTTACAAGACAGATTTCAGGCATTGAACACTATGATTTCAACAAGCTGCCTCCCTCTCCTTATCAAGGAAATTATATTTGA
- a CDS encoding choloylglycine hydrolase family protein, whose amino-acid sequence MCTSIFITTNDKKHLLARTMDFSYPIDAQPLYLPRDYSWASASDGKKWTNQFGFLGTGADLGEDYFVCDGVNEAGLSVAELYLPGEAVYQEKSNPEKTNLCPHEFITWILGNFSSIDTLREAIEDINLVDIAVPILGFVTPLHWIITDTNGKSVVIEPTEETLHFKEDPVNVMTNTPQLEWHLENLRNYLDVRPKQYESKEFDHFQATPFSQGTGTSGLPGGYTPPERFVRATFFKEHIEDAKDEDEGVMNALNILAPVTIPKGVVIKTTGETDYSQFISIMCNESKTIYYKDYASNGITKVVMSDELLNNTEVQRFEVAKAPKYN is encoded by the coding sequence ATGTGTACAAGTATTTTTATAACAACAAACGACAAGAAACATCTATTAGCTAGGACGATGGATTTTTCATATCCAATCGATGCGCAACCTCTATATCTTCCAAGAGATTACAGTTGGGCATCTGCCAGCGATGGCAAAAAATGGACCAATCAGTTCGGCTTTTTAGGAACAGGTGCAGACCTTGGAGAAGATTACTTTGTGTGTGACGGCGTGAACGAAGCAGGGCTTTCGGTAGCGGAACTTTACTTGCCGGGAGAGGCCGTTTATCAAGAAAAATCAAATCCTGAAAAGACAAACCTTTGTCCTCATGAATTCATCACATGGATTTTAGGAAACTTTTCTTCGATCGATACATTAAGAGAGGCGATAGAAGATATCAATTTAGTAGATATTGCTGTACCTATCTTAGGATTCGTAACGCCGCTGCATTGGATCATCACAGATACAAACGGCAAGTCCGTTGTTATTGAACCAACCGAGGAAACACTTCATTTTAAAGAAGACCCCGTAAACGTTATGACGAATACGCCTCAATTGGAATGGCATTTAGAAAACTTGAGAAATTATTTGGATGTGCGTCCGAAGCAATATGAATCAAAAGAGTTTGATCATTTCCAAGCGACACCTTTTTCTCAAGGGACAGGAACTTCAGGCTTGCCAGGTGGGTATACACCGCCAGAACGATTCGTCCGGGCAACATTTTTCAAAGAACACATTGAAGATGCGAAGGATGAAGATGAAGGAGTCATGAACGCTTTAAATATCTTGGCCCCTGTGACGATTCCTAAAGGTGTCGTAATAAAAACAACAGGTGAGACCGATTATTCGCAATTCATCAGCATTATGTGCAACGAAAGCAAAACGATCTATTACAAAGATTATGCGAGCAACGGTATTACAAAAGTAGTGATGTCTGACGAACTTTTGAATAACACAGAGGTTCAACGATTTGAGGTAGCGAAAGCACCTAAATATAACTAA